Genomic segment of Microbacterium hydrocarbonoxydans:
GCTGCACCTGCTCGATCGGATTGCCCTCAGCGTCGAACGCGAAGATGTTGTTGATCTGCACGCCGTCGAGGCGCAGGCCGCTCTGGAGTCCGTACTCGTCGCCGACGTACTCGACTCGCGGTGTGAATGCGGCGGGCAGCGCGACGACGAGAGCGATGAGCGCGACCACGCTCGCCACTGTGCGGATGTGCCGTAGAGCGTTCTGCGGGAGCCACTGTCCGCGACCCCACTGCACGCTCACGACCGCGAGCACCGCGACGGCTGCCCATTCGAGCGGTGAGTCCGGAACCATCCAATGGTCGAGACGTCCTCCGTTGTCCACCCTCGTGAGGACCACTGACAGCAGGACGACGTAGATGCCGTAGCCGCGCAGCACCCACCACACCGGACGCAGCACCAGCAGCAGATCGAGGAACCACGCCGCGATCGGGCTACGCCGGATGCTCTGCGCCGTGCGGCTGCGCCAGCCCCTGATCCGCTCACCGAGCGGTACACGCCGGCGCGCTTCGGACCTCGGAGGAAGACCCGCCGCCGTTCGCAGCTCCTCCGCGTACGCCGCCGGGTCTCCGATGTCGAGCACGCCGTCGTTGTCTGCAGCCTGATCGGCGAGGTCTGCCGTGAGACCCCCGACGATCTCATCGAGCTCATCGGCCGGCAGATCGTCGAGATGCTCACGCACAGCGAGGGCGAAGGAGCGGATCTGCTCGTCGATCGAGACTGCGGTGTCGTTCATCGGTTCTCTCCGATCGGGGTGGGCCCGGCGGCGTCGGTGGTGAGCAGCGAGGACATCGCGCCGGCGAAGTCCAGCCAGGTGGCGGTCTGAGATTCCAGCGCCGCACGGCCCTGGGGGTTGATCGCGTAGTACTTGCGGTGCGGGCCGCCATCGGACGGAACCACGTAGCTCGACAGACTGCCTGCGGCATACAGGCGACGCAGCGTGCCGTAGACCGAGGCGTCGCCCACATCGCCGAGCCCCGCATCGCGGAGCCTGCGCACGATGTCGTACCCGTAGCCGTCTTCCACACGCAGCACCGCGAGCACGGCGACGTCGAGCACGCCCTTGAGCAGTTGGGTGGTGTCCATCCGACCTCCTTCGATGCACTGCACGCTACCACGCACTGCGCAGTAGTGTGCGTGGTGTGCATGCGCGGCGCGTCGCATCGCTCGGCGCGCCGACGTCGGAGGGGCTGTCGTGCGCGGCATCCGGCTCGTATGCTGAGACCACGTTCCGCCGGCGACGATGGGAGAGGCCGTGGTCGGGTCGTGGCAGGAGTCACGCGCAGGATCCCCGGGGGAGTCCCGGCTGCTGATCGAGCGTGCGCACGAAGAGCTCATCGCGGGGAACCTCGATGATCAGCGCCTGCTGCAGGTGCGTCCGCTCGTGCGGGAATCCTGGGTGCGCTCGTGGCGTGGTCGGGTGGGTCCCGAGGGTGCGCCGCAGATCGAACTCGACAGCCAGGAACTCGAGGCCTATCGGCGCGCGCATCCACTGGCCTCCGCCATGGACATGATCCGCACTCTTCTGCTGCCCGGAGAGACTGACGACTCGGGTGTGGTCGTCGCCGTGGGCGATCACGCCGGCAGGCTGCTGTGGATCGAGGGCGACCGTCAGCTGCGGTCCCTGACCGAGGGGATGGGCTTCGTCGCCGGCGCCAACTGGGCAGAGGATGCCGTCGGCACGACCGCTCCGGGAACCGCCCTGACCCTGGGGCAGTCGGTGCAGATCCGCGGGGCCGAGCACTACAACCGGCTCGTGCACCCGTGGTCGTGCACCGCTGCACCGGTTCATGACCCCGAGACGCGCCGAGTGCTCGGGGTGATCGACATCACCGGGGGCGACGAGGCCGTCTCGACGCAGGCGCGGCTTCTCGTCGACGCCACCGCCCGTGCTGTCGAATCCGAGATGCTGGTCGCCCGGCTGCGCGCGCGCAGCGACACGCGCCGCACGACCACGATCACCTCACGGGCGAAGCCCACGACCCGCGCGACCCTGCACGTGCTCGGCCGCGACCGCGCGCGCCTCGAGGTCGAGACGGAGCTCGAGGAGTCGATGATCGAGCTCAGCGCCCGGCATGCGGCGATCCTGCTGATGCTCGCCGTGCACCGGCAGGGGCTGTCGGCCGAGCGGCTGGCGGAGCTGGTGTACGGCGACGAGGGATCCCCCGACACGCTGCGCCCCGAGATGGTGCGCCTGCGCAAGGTGCTCGAGAAGCACGCTCCCACCCTCGTGCCGGACTCTCGGCCATATCGTCTGCCGGTGCCGTTGGAGACCGACGCCCACGACGTGCTCTCCCTGCTCGACCGCGGCGCCCATCGTGTGGCGCTCACGTCGTATCGGGGGCCCGTGCTGCCCGAGTCGGTCTCGCCGGGAGTCGAGGAGTTCCGCGACGGCGTGCGCGCGGCGCTGCGCGAGGCGATGCTGTCAGAAGCCAGTCTCGACGTGCTGCTCGCCTACGGCGAGATCCCGGAAGGACAGGGCGACGCCGAGGCGCTGCGGCTGGCACTCGAGATGCTGCCCGCGCGCTCGCCCAAGCGCGCCGGACTGGTCGCTCGGATCGAGCGCATCGAGGCCGGCTGAGCTCGCAACTCCTCGCAACGTTGCGCACCGAGACGCAACGTGCGCCGCCCTACCGTCGGAGCACAGCCGCACGGCATCGGAGCCGCGGCCCGTCGAAGGAGTCACCGATGACCATCGTCGAAGAAGACGTCTCCACAGCATCCGCGTCGTCTGCATACGCCGCACCCGGCCAGCCGGGCGCGATCGCGAGCTATCGGCCCAGGTACGGTCACTACATCGGCGGCGAGTTCGTGGATCCCGTGAAGGGCCAGTTCTTCGAGAACGTGAGCCCCGTCAACGGAAAGCCGTTCACCGAGGTGGGTCGCGGAACCGTCGAAGACATCGACCGCGCCGTCGACGTCGCCTGGAAGGCGTTCGCGAGCTGGGGCAAGACCAGCCCGGCCGAACGATCGGTGATCCTCAACAGGATCGCCGATCGCATCGAGCAGCATCTCGAGGAGATCGCGGTCGCCGAGACCTGGGAGAACGGCAAGCCCGTGCGCGAGACGCTCGCCGCCGACATCCCGCTCGCCGTGGATC
This window contains:
- a CDS encoding transcriptional regulator, with the translated sequence MGEAVVGSWQESRAGSPGESRLLIERAHEELIAGNLDDQRLLQVRPLVRESWVRSWRGRVGPEGAPQIELDSQELEAYRRAHPLASAMDMIRTLLLPGETDDSGVVVAVGDHAGRLLWIEGDRQLRSLTEGMGFVAGANWAEDAVGTTAPGTALTLGQSVQIRGAEHYNRLVHPWSCTAAPVHDPETRRVLGVIDITGGDEAVSTQARLLVDATARAVESEMLVARLRARSDTRRTTTITSRAKPTTRATLHVLGRDRARLEVETELEESMIELSARHAAILLMLAVHRQGLSAERLAELVYGDEGSPDTLRPEMVRLRKVLEKHAPTLVPDSRPYRLPVPLETDAHDVLSLLDRGAHRVALTSYRGPVLPESVSPGVEEFRDGVRAALREAMLSEASLDVLLAYGEIPEGQGDAEALRLALEMLPARSPKRAGLVARIERIEAG
- a CDS encoding PadR family transcriptional regulator → MDTTQLLKGVLDVAVLAVLRVEDGYGYDIVRRLRDAGLGDVGDASVYGTLRRLYAAGSLSSYVVPSDGGPHRKYYAINPQGRAALESQTATWLDFAGAMSSLLTTDAAGPTPIGENR